From Anopheles coluzzii chromosome 3, AcolN3, whole genome shotgun sequence, the proteins below share one genomic window:
- the LOC120955576 gene encoding rab GDP dissociation inhibitor alpha: MDEEYDAIVLGTGLKECILSGMLSVSGKKVLHIDRNKYYGGESASITPLEDLFSRFAVDLPEGKYGRGRDWNVDLIPKFLMANGLLVKLLIHTGVTRYLEFKSVEGSYVYKGGKISKVPVDQKEALASDLMGLFEKRRFRNFLIYVQDFVADDPKTWKDFDPSTKDMQALYEKFGLEKSTQDFTGHALALYRDDSYLTEPAIKTINRIKLYSDSLARYGKSPYLYPMYGLGELPQGFARLSAIYGGTYMLDKPIDEIVYDASGKVVGVRSGEEVAKCKQVYCDPTYVPNKVRITGKVIRCICLLDHPIPNTKDALSTQIIIPQMQVDRKSDIYVSLISSTHQVSAKGWFIAMVSTTVETGNPEAEIKPGLDLLGPIAQKFLSITDYYEPTDDGLQSQVFISQSYDATTHFETTCLDVLDIFKRGTGEDFDFSKIKQELGDEEQ; the protein is encoded by the exons ATGGATGAGGAATACGACGCGATCGTGCTTGGAACCGGCCTGAAGGAGTGCATCCTCAGCGGAATGCTGTCGGTTTCGGGCAAGAAAGTGTTGCACATCGACCGCAATAAGTATTACGGTGGCGAATCGGCCTCGATTACGCCCCTCGAGGATCTGTTCTCGCGGTTCGCCGTGGATCTGCCGGAAGGAAAGTATGGCCGCGGTCGGGACTGGAACGTCGACCTGATTCCGAAATTCCTGATGGCCAACGGGCTGCTGGTGAAGCTCCTGATACACACGGGTGTGACCCGTTACTTGGAGTTCAAGTCGGTGGAGGGAAGCTACGTCTACAAAGGTGGCAAAATCTCCAAAGTTCCGGTCGACCAAAAGGAGGCGCTGGCATCCGATCTGATGG GGCTGTTTGAAAAACGCCGCTTCCGCAACTTCCTGATCTACGTGCAGGACTTTGTCGCTGACGATCCGAAAACGTGGAAGGACTTTGATCCATCCACCAAGGACATGCAAGCCTTGTACGAAAAGTTCGGACTGGAGAAGAGCACCCAAGATTTCACCGGTCACGCCCTGGCCCTGTATCGCGACGATTCGTATCTGACCGAGCCGGCTATCAAAACGATCAATCGCATCAAGCTGTATTCGGACTCGCTGGCTCGTTACGGCAAGTCGCCGTATCTGTATCCGATGTACGGTTTGGGTGAGCTGCCCCAGGGCTTTGCCCGGCTGTCGGCCATATACGGCGGTACGTACATGCTGGACAAGCCGATCGACGAGATCGTGTACGACGCTAGCGGCAAGGTGGTCGGCGTACGTTCTGGTGAAGAGGTGGCCAAATGCAAACAGGTCTACTGCGATCCCACCTATGTACCGAACAAG GTACGCATCACGGGAAAGGTTATTCGCTGCATTTGTTTGCTGGATCACCCGATCCCGAACACGAAGGATGCCCTTTCGACTCAGATCATCATTCCACAGATGCAGGTCGACCGCAAATCGGATATTTACGTATCACTCATCAGCTCGACACATCAGGTTTCGGCCAAGGGTTGGTTCATTGCCATGGTGTCCACCACGGTGGAAACCGGCAATCCCGAGGCGGAGATTAAGCCCGGTCTCGATCTGCTCGGCCCGATCGCACAAAAGTTCTTGTCCATCACGGACTACTACGAACCGACCGATGACGGTCTGCAGTCACAGGTGTTCATCTCGCAGTCGTACGATGCAACTACGCACTTCGAGACGACCTGTCTGGACGTGCTGGACATTTTCAAGCGCGGCACCGGGGAGGACTTTGACTTTTCCAAAATCAAGCAGGAACTTGGTGACGAGGAGCAGTAA